A part of Prevotella melaninogenica genomic DNA contains:
- a CDS encoding type IA DNA topoisomerase, translating into MNICIIAEKPSVARDIARIVGATSKQDGYMEGCGYLVTWAMGHLIALAMPEAYGFSAYKAEALPIRPNPFRLIVRQVRKDKDYTSDPAALKQLKAIQGCFDRADRIIVATDAGREGELIFRYIYHHLNCHKPFDRLWISSLTDKAIREGLAHLKAGTAYDNLYHTAKARSEADWLVGINASRALSIARKGGYSLGRVQTPTLAMVCRRYIENRDFASVPYWKLSVLTEKEGLSLKTVGCKDYESEASAQTALAMLRSQSQLTVETVTRKVTHTAPPLLYDLTALQKDANKRHGFSADKTLSIAQSLYEKKITTYPRTGSRYISEDVFEEIPALLRKIGMPLSNTLNCHSVDNTKVTDHHAIIPTGETPSGLSADEATVYQMVVNRFVEAFSPDSEEERMQVRFTDGTNTFTWKAYRQISLGWKAVQKGKEAEADKKEDDDEQFLSSLPNLPEGEVLPLVNAEITEHKTKPKPLYTEATLLSAMENAGKEVKDAESKKAMAACGIGTPATRANIIETLILRDYIRRDKKAIIPTEKGLAVYEIVKDKKIANAEMTGSWELALAAIEVGKMPSDKFSQGINSYVGTICEELLSLSSEQKSYPVYRCPKCGQQSVGIYAKVAKCRHETCGFHVFREVCGIHLSEDNIRDLISSGRTPILKGLTSKAGKKFNARLVLKDDYTTTFEFEQNKKRK; encoded by the coding sequence ATGAATATATGTATTATTGCCGAGAAACCCTCGGTAGCCAGAGACATAGCCCGCATCGTAGGAGCAACGAGCAAGCAAGACGGATATATGGAAGGCTGCGGCTACCTCGTCACTTGGGCAATGGGACATCTCATAGCCCTTGCCATGCCCGAAGCCTACGGTTTTTCTGCCTATAAAGCTGAAGCCCTGCCCATTCGTCCCAATCCTTTCAGGCTTATCGTGCGTCAAGTGCGCAAGGACAAGGACTACACGTCCGACCCCGCAGCCCTCAAGCAACTCAAAGCTATCCAGGGTTGCTTCGACAGAGCAGACCGCATCATCGTAGCTACCGATGCAGGGCGTGAGGGTGAACTTATCTTTCGCTATATCTATCACCATTTGAACTGCCACAAGCCTTTTGACAGACTTTGGATTTCCTCGCTTACGGATAAAGCCATCCGTGAAGGACTTGCCCATCTCAAGGCAGGAACTGCGTATGACAATCTCTATCACACCGCCAAGGCTAGAAGTGAAGCCGATTGGCTTGTGGGCATCAATGCCAGCCGTGCCCTGTCCATTGCTCGCAAAGGCGGTTACTCTTTGGGGCGGGTACAGACTCCGACACTCGCTATGGTCTGCCGTCGGTACATAGAGAACCGTGATTTTGCTTCCGTACCCTATTGGAAACTCTCCGTTCTTACAGAAAAAGAGGGCTTATCGCTGAAAACCGTTGGCTGTAAAGACTATGAGAGTGAAGCATCGGCACAGACTGCTCTCGCCATGCTTCGCAGTCAGAGCCAGCTTACGGTAGAAACGGTCACAAGAAAGGTAACGCATACCGCGCCACCCCTCTTGTACGACCTCACTGCCTTGCAGAAGGATGCCAACAAACGCCACGGCTTTTCTGCAGACAAAACCCTCTCGATAGCCCAAAGTCTCTATGAGAAGAAAATCACGACCTATCCCCGCACTGGCAGCCGATACATCAGTGAAGATGTCTTCGAGGAAATCCCCGCCTTGCTGCGTAAGATAGGCATGCCACTATCAAATACACTTAATTGCCATTCGGTGGACAATACAAAAGTAACCGACCACCACGCCATCATCCCGACTGGTGAAACACCATCAGGATTGTCGGCAGATGAAGCGACCGTCTACCAGATGGTGGTCAATCGCTTTGTCGAAGCTTTTTCTCCCGATTCCGAGGAAGAACGTATGCAGGTGCGGTTCACTGACGGCACCAATACCTTTACTTGGAAAGCATACCGACAAATCTCTTTAGGCTGGAAAGCCGTACAGAAAGGTAAAGAAGCGGAGGCAGATAAGAAAGAAGATGATGACGAACAGTTCTTGTCTTCATTGCCCAACTTGCCAGAAGGAGAAGTCCTACCACTTGTCAATGCAGAAATCACCGAGCATAAGACCAAGCCAAAGCCTCTCTATACAGAGGCAACGCTCCTCTCTGCTATGGAGAATGCCGGAAAAGAGGTCAAAGATGCAGAAAGCAAGAAAGCAATGGCAGCGTGTGGTATCGGTACACCTGCCACCCGTGCCAACATCATTGAAACGCTGATCCTTCGTGATTATATCCGAAGGGACAAGAAAGCCATCATACCGACAGAAAAAGGCCTAGCTGTCTATGAGATTGTCAAGGACAAGAAGATAGCCAATGCGGAGATGACAGGCAGTTGGGAACTTGCCCTTGCCGCTATTGAAGTAGGAAAGATGCCATCTGATAAGTTCTCACAAGGCATCAACTCATACGTGGGAACTATTTGCGAGGAACTCCTTTCACTTTCTTCAGAGCAGAAGTCCTATCCTGTCTACCGCTGCCCAAAGTGCGGACAGCAGAGTGTCGGCATCTATGCCAAGGTAGCCAAGTGCAGGCATGAAACCTGTGGTTTCCACGTGTTTCGTGAAGTCTGCGGCATACATCTCTCTGAAGATAATATCCGTGACTTGATAAGTTCTGGTCGTACGCCTATCCTTAAAGGACTGACCAGCAAGGCTGGCAAGAAGTTCAACGCCCGACTGGTTTTGAAGGACGATTATACCACCACCTTTGAGTTTGAACAAAACAAGAAACGGAAATAG
- a CDS encoding helix-turn-helix domain-containing protein, translating into MSENEIITQEDPQMQLFSQLMERILKKLERYCATARPMLGGEVYLTGEEVCSQLRLSTRTLQEYRNLGTLPFYKIGGKILYKQSDIQTMLERHYNAIPKKLWQE; encoded by the coding sequence ATGTCGGAGAATGAAATCATTACGCAGGAAGACCCTCAGATGCAGTTGTTTTCACAACTGATGGAAAGAATATTGAAGAAATTGGAGCGGTATTGCGCTACCGCCCGTCCGATGCTGGGAGGAGAGGTTTACCTCACTGGCGAGGAGGTTTGTAGCCAATTACGGCTCAGCACACGCACGCTCCAAGAGTACAGAAACTTAGGAACGCTTCCTTTCTACAAAATCGGAGGGAAGATACTTTACAAACAGAGTGACATACAAACAATGCTTGAAAGGCATTATAACGCAATACCCAAGAAATTATGGCAAGAATAG
- a CDS encoding DUF3408 domain-containing protein produces MARIDEQRKQRLEQALRDMGNYGVKLRKPEELPNFDQPIDYEEEKKRFEPVKVEEQNDKESHKDYSQPSYQETELSPTERATSTEENHQRMGKTKDRKQLSEFQGKYLQPFRNSHRKAVYVSEETQRKLDFVVRKIGEQGASVSGYVEQVLREHLDQYKDDVERWRKL; encoded by the coding sequence ATGGCAAGAATAGATGAACAAAGGAAACAACGTCTGGAACAAGCCCTTCGAGATATGGGCAATTATGGCGTTAAGCTCCGCAAGCCCGAAGAGTTGCCCAATTTTGATCAGCCCATAGATTATGAAGAGGAAAAGAAAAGATTTGAGCCTGTTAAAGTTGAGGAACAAAATGACAAGGAGAGTCACAAGGACTATTCTCAACCGTCCTATCAAGAAACAGAGTTGTCACCAACGGAAAGGGCTACTTCTACCGAAGAGAATCATCAACGAATGGGAAAAACAAAGGACAGGAAGCAATTATCCGAGTTTCAGGGGAAATATCTCCAGCCCTTTCGCAACAGCCACCGCAAAGCCGTGTATGTATCAGAGGAAACTCAACGAAAGTTGGACTTCGTGGTGCGGAAAATCGGTGAGCAGGGAGCAAGCGTTTCAGGATATGTGGAGCAGGTGCTTCGAGAACATCTCGACCAATACAAAGATGATGTGGAAAGATGGCGGAAACTCTGA
- a CDS encoding site-specific integrase, producing MEKEKMKLLFYLKRGTQDKNGKSPIMGRISIGRSMVQFSCKYACTPNLWDSRKQRLVGKSAEAISVNNELDRLQVSVCKVYEMLLKKSNVSVRAEQVKELVFGLNSGSQGLLHHTDEYINRFREWVGIDRSERRLKCLLLFRKHLAKFLRHRYHVNDIPVQKADTALIKDLEEYFAKEKGFKLNTSAGYLTMLASLLKDLHKRHIIDIYPFIAHSIRWDVGTPRYITREEVNRIAALSDNELQGYEQVSRDMFLFSCYTGLSYTDVYHLTSEHIIHESGMNWIRKPRIKTGNICHIPLLPEASAIIERYRGIHTRAFRHEPPKGYLLPIPGCDTVNIHLKKIARLCGIQKTLTFHMARHTFASQMTLSEGVSIESVSKMLGHSQIKTTQVYAETSPERVFRDVEKILPLIAQYRLIN from the coding sequence ATGGAAAAAGAAAAAATGAAGCTGCTTTTCTACCTCAAGAGAGGTACGCAGGACAAAAACGGAAAAAGTCCCATCATGGGACGCATCAGTATCGGTCGTTCAATGGTTCAGTTCAGTTGCAAATATGCCTGTACACCCAATCTATGGGACAGTCGCAAACAAAGACTTGTGGGCAAGAGTGCAGAAGCCATATCAGTAAACAACGAACTTGACCGACTGCAAGTAAGTGTCTGTAAAGTTTATGAGATGCTTTTAAAGAAGTCTAATGTCTCAGTAAGGGCAGAGCAGGTAAAGGAACTTGTTTTCGGGTTGAATAGCGGATCGCAGGGACTGCTTCATCATACGGACGAGTATATCAACCGTTTCCGTGAGTGGGTGGGCATAGACCGCAGTGAAAGAAGACTGAAATGTCTGCTGCTCTTCCGTAAGCATCTGGCAAAATTTCTCAGACATCGCTACCATGTGAACGATATTCCCGTGCAAAAAGCCGATACTGCCCTTATCAAAGACTTGGAGGAGTATTTTGCCAAAGAAAAGGGTTTTAAACTCAACACCTCAGCTGGTTATCTTACAATGCTGGCATCCCTACTCAAGGACCTGCACAAACGGCACATCATAGACATCTATCCTTTCATCGCTCACTCTATCCGTTGGGACGTGGGTACACCCCGATACATCACAAGGGAGGAAGTAAACAGAATAGCAGCATTAAGCGATAACGAACTGCAAGGCTACGAGCAGGTATCAAGAGATATGTTTCTCTTTTCGTGCTATACCGGTCTTTCCTATACGGATGTGTACCACCTCACGTCAGAGCATATCATCCACGAGTCTGGTATGAATTGGATACGAAAGCCGAGAATAAAGACAGGCAATATATGCCACATTCCGCTATTGCCCGAAGCATCCGCCATCATCGAGCGGTACAGGGGTATCCATACAAGGGCGTTCCGTCACGAACCGCCCAAAGGGTATCTGCTGCCCATACCTGGCTGCGATACGGTAAACATACACCTCAAAAAGATAGCACGGCTTTGCGGTATTCAGAAAACGCTGACTTTTCACATGGCTCGCCACACCTTTGCTTCGCAGATGACACTCTCTGAAGGCGTGTCTATCGAGAGTGTGTCAAAAATGCTCGGACACAGCCAAATAAAGACCACACAGGTGTATGCAGAGACTTCTCCAGAGCGTGTCTTTCGGGATGTGGAGAAGATTCTCCCTCTCATCGCACAATATCGTTTAATCAACTAA
- a CDS encoding DUF2958 domain-containing protein, producing the protein MAYNKKEVLQANTEAIRVVLRLEKERREATEAEKSILRNNQGFGGLKCVLNRTDNPDDIRYWSKSEQNLFEPTQQLKQMIYREAVDANTAKRYWESIKASVLTSFYTDTRIVSAISDALASTNLQVRRCLDPSMGMGAFAETFAKQAGVVDAMEKDLLTARISQALHPYGKGNIFVRNEPFEAIGELENKDKYDLITSNIPFGDFMVYDREYNKGKDTLKRESTRAIHNYFFVKGLDCIKEGGILAFITSQGVLDSPRNEAIRRYLMQNSRLISVLRLPSGMFSDNAGTDVGSDLIVLQKQTGKETSEGIEQQFVETLSVPKEEGSSVVFKHNSLFVGDWKDISHRTIATERIMGTDPYGRPAWEYRFTGGIEEMAESLRTRLSLEMGQRIDRKLYETGIPMTEVEREAEAEKQLRKLGITISREEETERTKTEDKGINDAYNLMPDSIRKQLPKLYSTEKELIGDKVAYARYFFPMGAYTAYLLEYDPKSRIGFGAVTMGYGWELGNMSLDEMEGVKVRGLGIERDLYFSPKKLHEIAELEEIVRGQYTKEEVVAEEIKEEVITKAETENKVKETVTIASENDTQIMENTVPNGETIPLQPSSSESAPQQFVSEQPSMTIEPAPEGVPALTLHHQYEQEPQEIRTDIEAPREMNGQTIFFDDDHHPVVDNNMEDIGQPEQLSLFAPEEYSLWTREVTRVNHEIKDNSGTSQVRRPITQTAPQKSSESKMQKVATSPQRRTRSSRKAASSSSREPSLFDFMNEAEERKPKPIAEVRKEFDASPRPFLSSPDSHLRDGSIVVQKGQVGFLSDLKRHPTFNPMDLPYAQLSRLKAYIEIRECYHRLYDYEAENHAEDREDRSRLNHLYDDYVARGGYFNQKANTDIIKMDTTGVEMLFLERSENGRYVKADIFDHPTAFSTTELTVATDPMEALGASLNKYGTVELDYMSSLLPDMEESDIISSLEGRIYFNPEENAYEVADKFISGNVIEKAERIESWLLDHPDHEEAKQSLAALRAATPTPIPFADLDFNLGERWIPAKVYGRFASEFFGTDIGVSYHSNMDEYSIVCDHKNANIWHKYAVQGEFRRYDGINLLKHALHNTIPDINKSKEVTDKVTGETKTIKVRDGHAIQMANAKIEEIRQGFVDWLGRTPDTFKQQLSDRYNRLFNCFVRPNFDGTHQTFPDLDLKRLGIDDLYKSQKDAVWMLKTNGGGICDHEVGAGKTLIMCTAAYEMKRLGLANKPMIIGLKANVFDIADTFRKAYPNAKVLYPGKNDFNKQNRQRIFNDIKNNDWDCIILTHEQFGMIPQALEIQEAIMQKELDSVEENLEVLRQQGRDISRGMLKGLEKRKQTLEAKLQNIQDSIAERKDDAVDFKMMGIDHLFVDESHQFKNLMFNTRHDRVSGLGNPDGSQRALNMLFAIRTIQERSGKDLGATFLSGTTISNSLTELYLLFKYLRPQALEKQGINSFDAWAAVFAKKSTDYEFSITNDIIQKERFRTFIKVPELAAFYAEV; encoded by the coding sequence ATGGCATACAATAAGAAAGAAGTCCTGCAAGCCAACACGGAGGCTATCCGTGTGGTCTTGCGCCTGGAAAAAGAACGCCGCGAAGCCACCGAAGCTGAAAAAAGTATCTTACGAAACAATCAGGGCTTCGGTGGCTTGAAATGTGTACTCAACCGTACAGATAACCCCGATGACATACGCTATTGGAGCAAGTCAGAGCAGAATCTCTTTGAACCTACCCAGCAGCTCAAACAGATGATTTACCGTGAAGCTGTAGATGCCAATACCGCCAAGCGGTACTGGGAGAGCATCAAGGCAAGTGTACTGACCTCCTTCTATACCGATACCCGTATCGTTTCTGCCATCTCAGACGCACTTGCCTCCACAAACCTGCAGGTAAGACGATGCTTAGACCCTTCTATGGGCATGGGAGCCTTTGCCGAGACCTTTGCAAAGCAAGCGGGTGTTGTAGATGCAATGGAAAAGGACCTGCTCACTGCCCGCATCTCACAAGCCCTGCACCCTTATGGAAAAGGCAATATCTTCGTCCGAAATGAGCCTTTTGAAGCCATTGGGGAGTTAGAAAACAAAGACAAGTACGACCTTATTACAAGTAACATTCCTTTCGGTGATTTCATGGTCTATGACCGAGAGTATAACAAAGGCAAGGACACTCTTAAACGTGAGTCCACACGTGCCATTCACAATTACTTCTTCGTGAAAGGTCTGGACTGCATCAAGGAAGGAGGAATTTTGGCATTCATCACCTCACAGGGCGTATTAGACAGTCCCCGCAATGAAGCCATACGCCGTTACCTCATGCAGAACAGCCGCCTTATCTCTGTTCTCCGTCTGCCATCAGGTATGTTTTCAGACAATGCAGGTACGGACGTGGGCAGTGACCTCATCGTCCTGCAGAAGCAGACAGGTAAAGAAACCAGCGAGGGAATTGAGCAGCAATTCGTAGAAACTCTTTCCGTTCCCAAAGAAGAAGGCTCTTCTGTCGTCTTCAAGCACAACTCACTTTTTGTAGGAGATTGGAAGGATATATCTCATCGCACCATTGCCACGGAGCGCATAATGGGTACAGACCCTTATGGAAGACCTGCATGGGAGTATCGGTTCACAGGAGGGATTGAGGAAATGGCAGAAAGTCTCCGAACACGGCTCTCCCTTGAAATGGGACAACGTATCGACCGTAAGCTATATGAAACAGGTATACCGATGACAGAGGTAGAGCGAGAGGCAGAAGCGGAGAAACAGCTCCGCAAGTTGGGTATTACCATAAGTCGGGAAGAAGAAACAGAGAGGACAAAGACTGAAGACAAGGGTATAAACGATGCCTATAACCTCATGCCCGACAGTATCAGGAAGCAACTGCCAAAACTTTACAGCACGGAAAAGGAACTCATTGGCGATAAGGTTGCCTATGCACGCTATTTCTTCCCTATGGGAGCATATACAGCCTACCTTCTGGAATATGATCCTAAGAGCCGCATTGGCTTCGGTGCTGTCACGATGGGTTACGGCTGGGAGCTTGGCAATATGTCCCTCGATGAGATGGAAGGCGTAAAAGTAAGAGGACTGGGCATTGAACGTGACCTGTACTTCTCTCCTAAGAAATTGCACGAGATAGCCGAACTGGAAGAAATAGTCAGGGGACAATATACCAAAGAAGAAGTGGTGGCAGAGGAAATCAAGGAAGAAGTGATAACAAAGGCAGAAACAGAGAATAAGGTTAAGGAGACTGTAACCATTGCTTCTGAGAACGATACGCAGATAATGGAAAATACCGTTCCTAACGGCGAGACAATCCCATTACAGCCGTCATCATCAGAGTCTGCCCCACAACAATTCGTATCAGAACAGCCTTCCATGACTATAGAACCTGCTCCCGAAGGCGTACCCGCCTTGACACTTCATCATCAATACGAGCAGGAACCACAGGAAATCCGTACGGATATTGAAGCCCCGAGAGAGATGAACGGGCAGACGATATTCTTTGACGACGATCATCATCCGGTGGTGGACAATAACATGGAAGACATCGGACAACCGGAGCAACTGTCACTATTTGCCCCAGAGGAATACAGCCTTTGGACAAGAGAAGTTACCCGTGTGAACCATGAAATCAAGGATAATTCAGGAACTTCACAGGTGCGCCGTCCTATAACTCAAACTGCTCCCCAGAAATCATCGGAGTCCAAGATGCAAAAGGTGGCAACCTCTCCTCAACGTCGTACCCGTAGTAGCAGGAAAGCAGCTTCTTCCTCTTCACGTGAGCCGTCACTTTTCGACTTCATGAACGAAGCCGAGGAGCGCAAGCCAAAACCGATAGCGGAAGTCAGAAAGGAGTTTGACGCTTCACCACGCCCTTTTCTCTCTTCGCCGGACTCTCACCTGAGAGACGGCTCCATTGTCGTGCAGAAAGGTCAGGTGGGGTTTCTTTCTGACCTGAAGCGACATCCGACCTTCAACCCGATGGACTTGCCGTATGCGCAGCTTTCCCGTCTCAAAGCCTATATCGAGATACGGGAGTGCTATCATCGTCTATATGACTACGAAGCAGAGAACCATGCAGAAGACAGGGAAGACCGTAGCAGGCTCAACCACCTGTATGATGACTATGTTGCACGCGGGGGCTACTTCAATCAGAAGGCGAATACTGACATTATCAAGATGGATACTACAGGCGTGGAAATGCTCTTCTTGGAACGCTCTGAGAACGGCAGGTACGTCAAGGCGGACATCTTCGACCATCCAACGGCATTTTCTACTACGGAACTGACCGTTGCCACAGACCCGATGGAGGCATTGGGTGCATCGCTCAACAAGTACGGTACGGTGGAACTTGACTACATGAGTTCGCTTTTACCTGATATGGAGGAAAGCGACATCATTTCTTCCTTGGAAGGTCGCATCTATTTCAACCCTGAAGAGAATGCTTACGAAGTGGCGGACAAGTTCATTTCGGGCAATGTAATAGAAAAGGCGGAGCGTATCGAGTCGTGGCTCTTGGACCATCCCGACCACGAAGAGGCAAAGCAGAGCCTTGCTGCCTTGCGTGCAGCCACGCCAACACCCATTCCTTTTGCAGACCTTGACTTTAATCTCGGTGAACGCTGGATACCTGCTAAAGTCTATGGCAGGTTCGCTTCGGAGTTCTTCGGGACGGACATTGGCGTATCCTACCATTCCAACATGGACGAGTACAGCATTGTATGTGACCATAAGAATGCCAATATCTGGCACAAGTATGCCGTACAGGGTGAGTTCCGCCGCTATGACGGCATCAATCTCCTGAAGCACGCCCTTCACAATACCATTCCAGACATCAACAAGAGTAAGGAGGTGACGGACAAGGTTACGGGAGAGACGAAAACGATCAAAGTAAGGGACGGGCATGCCATCCAGATGGCAAATGCCAAGATTGAGGAAATCAGGCAGGGCTTTGTCGATTGGCTCGGACGCACACCCGATACCTTCAAACAACAACTCTCCGACAGGTACAACCGCCTTTTCAACTGTTTTGTGCGACCCAACTTTGACGGTACGCACCAGACGTTTCCCGACCTTGACCTCAAACGATTGGGTATTGATGACCTTTACAAGAGTCAGAAGGATGCCGTATGGATGCTCAAAACCAACGGTGGCGGTATATGCGACCACGAGGTGGGAGCGGGTAAGACGCTCATCATGTGTACAGCTGCCTACGAGATGAAGCGATTGGGACTGGCAAACAAGCCGATGATTATCGGACTGAAAGCAAACGTCTTCGATATTGCCGACACTTTTAGGAAAGCTTATCCCAATGCTAAGGTACTCTATCCAGGTAAGAACGATTTTAATAAGCAGAACCGCCAACGTATTTTTAACGACATCAAGAACAACGACTGGGACTGCATTATCTTGACGCATGAACAGTTCGGTATGATACCGCAAGCTTTGGAGATACAGGAAGCGATTATGCAAAAGGAACTGGACTCCGTGGAAGAAAATCTCGAAGTGTTGCGGCAACAAGGAAGAGACATCTCCCGTGGGATGCTCAAAGGATTGGAGAAGCGCAAGCAGACACTTGAAGCAAAGCTACAGAACATACAGGACAGCATCGCAGAGCGTAAGGACGATGCCGTAGATTTCAAGATGATGGGTATCGACCACCTCTTTGTCGATGAAAGCCACCAATTCAAGAACCTGATGTTCAACACACGCCACGATCGTGTGTCGGGCTTGGGCAATCCTGATGGTTCACAGCGTGCCTTAAACATGCTCTTTGCCATTCGTACCATACAGGAGAGGTCCGGCAAGGACTTGGGAGCCACTTTCCTTTCGGGAACGACCATTTCCAATAGCCTGACGGAACTGTATCTTCTGTTCAAGTATCTGCGCCCGCAGGCTTTGGAGAAGCAGGGTATCAACAGTTTTGATGCTTGGGCGGCAGTCTTTGCCAAGAAGTCGACAGACTACGAGTTCTCCATCACGAATGACATCATACAGAAGGAACGGTTCAGAACATTTATCAAGGTGCCAGAGCTGGCTGCGTTTTATGCGGAAGTATAG
- a CDS encoding helix-turn-helix domain-containing protein: MKLIIIDRKVWERHHSEFANFIHSIEQLIGNPPETDEWLDNEAVCKRLGISKRTLQSYRDTGKIPFSMIGHKCYYKESDITELLNVNNE; the protein is encoded by the coding sequence ATGAAACTCATTATTATCGACCGCAAAGTGTGGGAGCGACACCACTCCGAATTTGCAAATTTTATCCACAGTATCGAACAACTCATCGGCAATCCGCCCGAAACGGACGAATGGCTTGACAACGAAGCCGTGTGCAAGCGTTTGGGCATCAGTAAGCGTACCCTGCAATCATACAGAGATACGGGAAAAATCCCTTTCTCAATGATTGGACACAAGTGCTATTACAAGGAGAGCGACATCACGGAGTTACTGAACGTAAACAATGAATGA
- a CDS encoding DUF1896 domain-containing protein, translated as MKKNNKQELSYFRLKLRSYMCEQYPERLHDTEFITTRADMALTAYCDAVAQGFTHPEAESIASEVLYQGLHFSKYDTLVSVLENEFERELPAPLPEKLAPILLSNKAVQATFDKFGLTDTFATSEQYGRLYTELTGTIVLLIESNNLPTVGQTDR; from the coding sequence ATGAAAAAGAACAACAAACAGGAACTTTCCTACTTTCGGTTGAAATTAAGAAGTTATATGTGTGAGCAGTACCCCGAGAGATTGCATGACACGGAGTTTATCACCACACGAGCAGACATGGCTCTCACTGCTTACTGCGATGCAGTGGCGCAAGGTTTCACGCACCCCGAAGCGGAGAGCATAGCAAGTGAGGTGTTGTATCAAGGTTTGCACTTTTCCAAGTATGACACGCTTGTTTCTGTCTTGGAAAACGAGTTTGAAAGGGAACTGCCTGCACCACTCCCTGAGAAGCTTGCACCCATATTGTTGTCGAACAAGGCTGTTCAAGCCACATTCGACAAGTTCGGTTTGACGGACACATTTGCCACAAGCGAGCAATACGGCCGTCTTTACACCGAACTCACAGGCACGATAGTGCTGCTCATTGAGAGCAATAATCTGCCTACAGTAGGTCAGACGGACAGATAA
- a CDS encoding site-specific integrase, whose amino-acid sequence MKSTFSILFYIDRSKTNENNECIIRCRITCNGASSSFSTGLHTSPDDWQSKIGRIKVAANRANDVNHQLDSIDKRLHALYELTLREENYITAEYLKEQFLHQGKPTPTLIEIYQAVCESKEELQGKTIGKATVRAFRDSRKSFVQFLKTRRNEDCLPKEADKDLIESYRLFMLRDLRNKESTVSNRLRHLHQVIRKAQQERYIHADPFELIDIETPTYERNTLTSDDLHKILSYRPHRSVDNHCRLIFLLGCFTGLAFSDLKKLRLDDVYTLDDGRRYISLCRTKTQNRSIVPLLPIAEEILTIVSDGQKEGLLFREFPTNSHFNRKIRDIIIKAGLPSHTEATSHTARHTFATTICLENGLPIETVSKMLGHRFISTTELYAKVSKSKIAREMQPLMGSNTTRELRKALRVCPPRKPSIG is encoded by the coding sequence ATGAAAAGTACATTTTCAATTCTATTCTATATAGACAGAAGCAAGACAAATGAGAATAACGAGTGCATTATCCGCTGCCGTATCACCTGCAATGGTGCGTCTTCTTCATTCTCAACAGGATTGCACACCTCTCCCGATGATTGGCAATCAAAGATAGGACGTATAAAAGTGGCAGCTAACAGAGCGAATGATGTCAATCATCAACTGGACTCAATAGATAAACGACTTCACGCACTCTATGAACTCACGTTAAGGGAAGAGAACTACATCACGGCAGAATATCTTAAGGAGCAGTTCCTGCATCAAGGAAAACCTACCCCAACACTCATAGAGATTTACCAAGCTGTCTGCGAAAGTAAGGAGGAATTGCAGGGCAAGACTATAGGAAAGGCTACCGTCAGGGCTTTTAGGGACAGCAGGAAGAGCTTTGTTCAATTTCTGAAAACAAGGAGGAATGAGGACTGTCTTCCCAAAGAAGCCGACAAGGACCTAATAGAAAGCTACCGTCTGTTCATGCTTAGGGACTTAAGAAACAAGGAAAGCACCGTCTCTAACCGTCTGCGCCACCTGCATCAGGTTATTAGAAAGGCACAGCAGGAGCGGTATATCCATGCAGACCCTTTTGAACTGATAGACATTGAAACGCCCACCTACGAGCGCAATACCCTCACTTCTGACGATTTACACAAAATTCTCTCATATCGTCCTCACCGCTCGGTGGACAACCATTGCAGGCTCATCTTCCTATTGGGCTGTTTTACGGGGCTAGCTTTTTCTGATTTAAAGAAACTACGGTTGGACGATGTTTACACACTTGACGATGGGCGCAGGTACATATCGCTCTGTCGCACAAAAACTCAGAACAGAAGCATTGTTCCTTTATTACCCATTGCCGAAGAGATACTCACCATTGTCAGCGACGGACAAAAGGAGGGTTTGCTCTTTCGTGAGTTCCCCACGAATAGCCATTTCAACCGCAAGATAAGGGACATCATCATCAAGGCTGGACTCCCATCTCATACCGAAGCCACCTCGCACACGGCACGACATACCTTTGCCACGACCATCTGTTTGGAGAACGGCTTGCCGATAGAAACCGTCAGTAAGATGCTCGGACACCGCTTTATTTCCACTACTGAACTCTATGCGAAGGTTAGCAAGAGCAAGATTGCACGTGAAATGCAGCCACTCATGGGTAGCAATACCACAAGGGAGCTGCGAAAGGCCCTGCGTGTTTGTCCGCCAAGAAAGCCAAGCATAGGATAA